One stretch of Thermococcus sp. 21S9 DNA includes these proteins:
- a CDS encoding 2,3-bisphosphoglycerate-independent phosphoglycerate mutase: protein MKKRKGLLIILDGLGDRPIKEFGGKTPLEYAKTPNMDRLAKMGILGQQDPIKPGQPAGSDTAHLSIFGYDPYKVYRGRGFLEALGVGLDLDEDDLAFRVNFATIENGIIVDRRAGRISTEEAHELAKAIQEKVKLPVDFIFVGATGHRAVLVLKGMASGYRVGENDPHEAGKPPHRFTWEDEESKKVAEILEEFVRQAHEVLEKHPINERRRKEGKPPANYLLIRGAGTYPNIPMKFTEQWKVRAGAVIAVSLVKGVARAIGFDVYTPEGATGEYNTDEMAKAKKTVELLKEYDFVFLHFKPTDAAGHDNNPKLKAEMIEKADRMIGYIIEHVDLEDVVIAITGDHSTPCEVMNHSGDPVPVLIAGGGVRPDYTESFGERECMRGGLGRIRGHDIVPIMMDLMNRSEKFGA, encoded by the coding sequence ATGAAGAAGAGGAAGGGACTTCTCATAATCCTCGACGGTCTCGGCGACAGACCGATTAAAGAGTTTGGAGGAAAGACCCCTCTGGAGTACGCAAAGACTCCAAACATGGACAGGCTCGCTAAGATGGGAATCCTCGGCCAGCAGGACCCGATAAAGCCAGGCCAGCCAGCAGGGAGCGACACGGCCCATTTGAGCATCTTCGGCTACGACCCCTACAAGGTCTATCGCGGAAGGGGCTTCCTTGAGGCCCTCGGCGTCGGGTTGGATTTGGATGAGGACGATTTGGCCTTCAGGGTTAACTTCGCAACAATCGAGAACGGGATAATAGTTGACAGGAGGGCTGGAAGGATAAGCACCGAGGAAGCCCACGAGCTCGCGAAAGCTATTCAAGAGAAGGTAAAGCTCCCGGTTGACTTCATCTTCGTTGGGGCCACTGGCCACAGAGCTGTCTTAGTTCTCAAGGGCATGGCTTCCGGTTACCGCGTCGGCGAGAACGACCCCCATGAGGCCGGAAAGCCACCCCACAGGTTCACCTGGGAGGACGAGGAGAGCAAGAAGGTCGCGGAAATCCTTGAGGAGTTCGTCAGACAGGCCCATGAGGTCCTTGAGAAGCACCCAATCAACGAGAGGCGCAGGAAGGAGGGCAAGCCCCCGGCGAACTACCTCCTGATAAGGGGAGCCGGAACCTACCCGAACATTCCGATGAAGTTCACCGAGCAGTGGAAGGTCAGGGCCGGAGCCGTCATAGCGGTCTCGCTCGTCAAGGGCGTTGCGAGGGCGATAGGCTTCGACGTTTACACTCCGGAGGGGGCAACCGGCGAGTACAACACCGACGAGATGGCTAAAGCAAAGAAGACCGTCGAACTGCTCAAGGAGTACGACTTCGTGTTCCTTCACTTCAAGCCGACCGATGCTGCCGGCCACGACAACAACCCGAAGCTCAAGGCTGAGATGATTGAGAAGGCCGACAGGATGATAGGCTACATCATCGAGCACGTTGACCTTGAGGACGTGGTTATAGCGATAACCGGCGACCACTCAACTCCCTGCGAGGTCATGAACCACAGCGGGGACCCCGTTCCGGTTCTCATAGCCGGCGGTGGCGTCAGACCGGACTACACCGAGAGCTTCGGCGAGCGCGAGTGCATGCGTGGCGGGCTCGGCAGGATAAGGGGCCACGACATAGTGCCCATAATGATGGACCTCATGAACCGCTCCGAGAAGTTCGGAGCCTGA
- a CDS encoding DUF2202 domain-containing protein has product MKKMSFLLVALLLLATVGAGCITSTDTSTTTSSGTMGPPEDKGYGAGASPEGTMVNVSAYPIQNLSQDEIEAILYMREEEKLARDVYLTLYNETGLPIFNNIARSEQTHMDMVLELIKKYNLTDPVAGMGVGEFNSTEMQELYEKLVAQGSESEVEALKVGALIEEIDIKDLDEWLKRTDNEDIKAVFESLRSGSENHLRAFTRLLQNRYGVTYTPQVLSEEEYKSIVG; this is encoded by the coding sequence ATGAAAAAGATGAGCTTCCTGCTCGTTGCCCTGCTCCTCCTGGCCACGGTTGGGGCCGGGTGTATAACGAGCACGGATACGAGCACTACGACAAGTTCCGGCACGATGGGGCCTCCGGAGGATAAGGGCTACGGCGCCGGGGCGAGTCCAGAGGGGACGATGGTAAACGTCTCCGCGTATCCTATTCAAAACCTGAGCCAAGACGAGATTGAGGCAATCCTCTACATGAGGGAGGAAGAAAAGCTCGCGAGGGACGTCTATCTCACACTCTACAACGAGACCGGCCTTCCGATATTCAACAACATAGCAAGAAGCGAGCAGACGCACATGGACATGGTGCTTGAACTCATAAAGAAGTACAACCTTACCGACCCCGTTGCAGGGATGGGAGTTGGAGAGTTCAACAGCACGGAGATGCAGGAACTCTATGAAAAGCTCGTTGCCCAGGGAAGCGAAAGCGAGGTCGAGGCGCTCAAAGTGGGGGCGCTCATAGAGGAGATTGACATCAAGGACCTCGACGAGTGGCTCAAGAGGACGGACAACGAGGACATAAAAGCGGTGTTCGAGAGCCTGAGGAGCGGAAGTGAAAACCACCTGAGGGCGTTCACCAGGTTGCTTCAGAACAGGTATGGAGTCACCTACACGCCCCAGGTGTTGAGTGAAGAGGAATACAAAAGTATAGTGGGCTGA
- a CDS encoding translation initiation factor IF-2 N-terminal domain-containing protein: MRASALLRGVVDLLLLIVFVAIAITGIGLYLAPSGRIADSIGWTFLGMDKDTLTNVHTYLGFVMIGLVAVHLAVGFKSMWVMLKSAFKSSKVKVIAGLIIPLLLLAGGYQAFSAYVGSEEGDTTADSYYEESTNSTVYITGTMMKYYTVQELANEFNVSTDALIEKLKEKGIEATPDEKLAEIEYKYDLDREEFKAMLEEIITELRGESG; encoded by the coding sequence ATGAGGGCCTCCGCACTCCTTAGGGGAGTCGTTGACCTGCTCCTCCTGATAGTCTTCGTGGCGATAGCGATAACGGGAATAGGCCTGTACCTGGCGCCCAGCGGAAGGATAGCGGACAGCATCGGGTGGACGTTCCTTGGAATGGACAAGGACACGCTGACCAACGTTCACACCTACCTTGGCTTCGTCATGATTGGTCTCGTGGCAGTCCACCTGGCCGTTGGCTTCAAGAGCATGTGGGTCATGCTGAAGTCCGCGTTCAAGAGCTCCAAGGTAAAGGTCATCGCGGGATTGATAATACCCCTCCTGCTCCTCGCGGGAGGATACCAGGCCTTTTCGGCCTACGTTGGTAGCGAAGAGGGCGACACAACCGCAGACTCCTACTACGAGGAGTCAACCAACTCAACGGTCTACATAACGGGAACTATGATGAAGTACTACACCGTTCAGGAGCTCGCCAACGAGTTCAACGTCTCGACGGACGCGCTGATAGAGAAGCTGAAGGAGAAGGGAATAGAGGCGACCCCCGACGAGAAGCTGGCTGAGATTGAGTACAAGTACGACCTGGACAGGGAGGAGTTCAAGGCCATGTTGGAGGAGATTATAACCGAACTCCGGGGTGAGAGTGGATGA
- a CDS encoding DUF2202 domain-containing protein yields the protein MRKMWFGLGLIALLIGMTLGGVAAWRGQPGPNPYASQSTQTAPMLNSTLTTYYAPLSEDEINGLLYMVEEEKLARDVYLTLYNETGLVVFSNIAQSEQTHMDMVLSLIEKYNLTAPDTLNQVGVFQNEELQNLYDQLVQMGSQSTEDALKVGALIEETDIKDLEDWIAKTDNEDIKTVYSNLMAGSENHLRAFVGQLDAMGVNYTAQVLPQEQVDEILSSAPAHGMGSMGGMGHGHGAMGGQMNTAQDGGITNTITSAFAHAWKWMRGFLGRFGI from the coding sequence ATGAGAAAGATGTGGTTTGGATTGGGGCTGATTGCCCTGTTAATAGGAATGACCCTGGGAGGAGTCGCGGCGTGGCGAGGTCAGCCGGGACCCAACCCCTACGCGAGCCAGAGCACCCAGACGGCGCCCATGCTCAACAGCACGCTAACCACTTACTACGCACCCCTGAGCGAGGACGAGATTAACGGCCTGCTCTACATGGTTGAGGAGGAGAAGCTTGCCAGGGACGTTTACCTGACGCTCTACAACGAGACCGGCCTCGTCGTCTTCAGCAACATAGCCCAGAGCGAGCAGACCCATATGGACATGGTGCTCAGCCTTATAGAGAAGTACAACCTGACCGCCCCGGACACGCTCAACCAGGTCGGAGTCTTCCAGAACGAGGAGCTCCAGAACCTCTACGACCAGCTCGTCCAGATGGGAAGCCAGAGCACCGAGGACGCCCTTAAGGTCGGCGCCCTCATCGAGGAGACCGACATAAAGGACCTTGAGGACTGGATTGCCAAGACCGATAACGAGGACATCAAGACCGTTTACAGCAACCTCATGGCCGGCAGTGAGAACCACCTCAGGGCCTTCGTCGGCCAGCTCGATGCGATGGGCGTGAACTACACCGCCCAGGTGCTTCCGCAGGAGCAGGTTGACGAGATACTGAGCTCCGCACCGGCCCACGGAATGGGCAGTATGGGCGGAATGGGCCACGGCCACGGCGCCATGGGTGGTCAGATGAACACTGCCCAGGACGGCGGTATAACCAACACCATTACCAGCGCCTTCGCCCACGCCTGGAAGTGGATGAGGGGATTCCTTGGAAGGTTTGGCATCTGA
- a CDS encoding HIT domain-containing protein — MKVLWAPWRIEYIRSPKHDGCIFCDFPKENRDRERLILYRGEKAFVIMNNYPYNPGHVMVAPYRHVANWEELTDEELLEIMKLTQLMIRAIKRAMNPDGFNLGVNLGRVAGAGIDSHVHLHIVPRWNGDTNFMPVIADTKVIPESLEEAYDELKRTIEEVEREV; from the coding sequence ATGAAGGTCCTGTGGGCACCGTGGAGAATAGAGTACATACGCTCACCCAAGCACGATGGCTGTATCTTCTGCGACTTCCCGAAGGAGAACAGGGACAGGGAGAGGCTAATCCTCTACCGCGGAGAGAAGGCTTTCGTCATAATGAACAACTACCCCTACAACCCCGGCCACGTGATGGTCGCCCCTTACCGGCACGTCGCCAACTGGGAGGAGCTGACCGACGAGGAGCTACTCGAGATAATGAAGCTCACCCAGCTCATGATTAGGGCGATAAAGAGGGCCATGAACCCGGACGGCTTCAACCTCGGCGTGAACCTCGGCAGGGTTGCCGGTGCGGGGATAGACAGCCACGTTCACCTCCACATAGTCCCGCGCTGGAACGGCGACACGAACTTCATGCCGGTAATAGCGGACACCAAGGTCATCCCCGAATCGCTTGAAGAAGCCTACGACGAGCTCAAGAGGACCATAGAGGAAGTCGAGAGGGAAGTTTGA
- a CDS encoding aldo/keto reductase produces MGALRDPKVIGSDRVTAIGLGTWGIGGYESPDYSRDEESVEVLRYGLELGINLIDTAEFYGAGHSEELVGKAIKGFDRDELFIISKVWPTNFGYERAKKAVRASAKRLGTYIDLHLLHWPGTEWRKIEETLHALEELVDEGVIRYIGVSNFDLELLKRSQEAMRKYEIVANEVKYSLRDRWPETSGLLDYTKKEKIALIAYTPLEKGFLARNPCLAEIGRKYGKTSAQVALNYLIWEENVIAIPKAGRKEHVEENAGAMGWRLSVEDREKARRCV; encoded by the coding sequence GTGGGTGCCCTTCGAGACCCTAAGGTCATCGGCTCTGACAGGGTAACCGCCATAGGCCTCGGCACCTGGGGAATAGGTGGCTACGAGAGCCCCGACTACTCCCGGGACGAGGAGAGCGTTGAGGTTCTCCGATACGGCCTCGAACTCGGGATTAACCTCATAGACACCGCCGAGTTCTACGGTGCCGGCCACTCGGAGGAGCTCGTAGGCAAGGCAATTAAGGGCTTTGACAGAGACGAGCTCTTCATCATCAGCAAGGTCTGGCCCACGAACTTCGGCTACGAGAGGGCGAAGAAAGCGGTAAGGGCGAGCGCGAAAAGACTGGGCACCTACATTGACCTGCACCTCCTCCACTGGCCCGGAACCGAGTGGCGGAAGATAGAAGAGACCCTCCACGCCCTTGAGGAGCTGGTTGATGAGGGGGTCATAAGATACATCGGCGTCAGCAACTTTGACTTGGAGCTTTTGAAACGTTCTCAGGAGGCGATGAGGAAGTACGAAATCGTTGCCAACGAGGTGAAGTATTCGCTCCGCGACCGCTGGCCCGAAACGAGCGGTCTGCTCGACTACACGAAGAAGGAAAAGATTGCGCTGATAGCCTACACCCCGCTGGAGAAGGGTTTCCTCGCGAGGAACCCGTGCCTGGCCGAGATTGGGAGAAAATACGGAAAAACATCGGCCCAGGTCGCGCTCAACTACCTCATCTGGGAGGAGAACGTTATAGCAATTCCCAAGGCCGGCAGGAAGGAACACGTGGAAGAGAATGCCGGCGCTATGGGCTGGAGGTTGAGTGTGGAGGATAGGGAGAAAGCTAGGAGGTGTGTTTGA
- a CDS encoding winged helix-turn-helix domain-containing protein, with the protein MVQSVEELAKVCDALSNPVRVKILKLLCEKEWYVYELAKTLGISRQLLYLHLKKLEKAGLVESELRLEPDDPRAKKYYRARPFKLVIDNDVVKNLEG; encoded by the coding sequence ATGGTCCAGAGCGTCGAGGAGCTGGCAAAGGTATGCGATGCACTCTCCAACCCAGTCAGGGTTAAGATACTCAAGCTACTCTGTGAAAAAGAGTGGTACGTTTACGAGCTCGCCAAAACCCTTGGAATATCGAGGCAACTCCTGTATCTCCACCTCAAAAAGCTTGAGAAGGCAGGACTCGTCGAGAGCGAGCTCCGCCTTGAGCCAGATGACCCGAGGGCCAAGAAGTACTACCGGGCCAGGCCCTTCAAGCTCGTCATAGACAACGACGTGGTAAAGAACCTGGAGGGATGA
- a CDS encoding TRAM domain-containing protein, translated as MVSELERKSLPSRKPPVKRGERYKVRIEALGKGGDGIARIKGFVIFVPNTDVGEEVQIEIKSVKERFAFGEVVG; from the coding sequence GTGGTGTCTGAGTTGGAGCGGAAAAGCCTTCCCTCCAGGAAGCCTCCCGTAAAGAGGGGTGAGCGCTACAAGGTTCGGATTGAAGCCCTCGGAAAGGGCGGAGACGGCATCGCCAGGATTAAGGGCTTCGTGATTTTCGTGCCGAACACCGATGTTGGAGAAGAGGTTCAGATTGAAATAAAAAGTGTGAAGGAACGCTTTGCCTTCGGGGAGGTCGTTGGCTGA
- a CDS encoding sodium:calcium antiporter — translation MLEFAVWTLSIVIGIAILVLAGDKLSDKIIEVARKAGISPLVISIVLVSLSTTLPEITTSALASYQGVNGIALGNALGSIFANIALILGLASMIRPLKAGKSAYENSLVMLASLVFLILLSLDGTLSRLDGLLLLLAYAVYLRWLLKKHARSEVDWEPSGNVTALDYVLLIVLGLFLVGGAEAVVFGGKNIAQALGISDFVIGATVVAIGTSLPEMTNALYGALRERGSISVGNIIGANIMNALVVLGIASVIRPIQTGASVLTILLVLFAMIPMIVSLKRTGGIDRRVGAYFLVLYVVYLVLIFSGVEL, via the coding sequence ATGCTTGAGTTCGCAGTGTGGACGCTCTCAATAGTCATTGGAATAGCGATTCTCGTGCTTGCAGGGGACAAACTGTCTGATAAGATAATCGAGGTCGCGAGGAAGGCCGGAATCTCGCCCCTCGTCATAAGCATCGTCCTCGTGAGCCTTTCAACGACCCTTCCAGAGATAACGACGAGCGCCCTCGCGAGCTACCAGGGCGTCAACGGAATAGCCCTCGGAAACGCCCTCGGAAGCATATTTGCCAACATCGCCCTAATCCTCGGCCTCGCCTCGATGATTAGACCCCTTAAAGCGGGTAAATCGGCCTACGAGAACTCCCTCGTCATGCTCGCCTCCCTCGTCTTCCTAATCCTCCTTTCCCTCGACGGCACCCTCAGCCGGCTCGACGGACTTCTGCTCCTCCTTGCCTACGCGGTCTACCTCCGCTGGCTCCTCAAGAAGCACGCGAGGAGCGAGGTCGACTGGGAGCCGAGCGGGAACGTTACTGCCCTCGACTACGTTCTCCTAATCGTCCTCGGCCTCTTCCTCGTCGGCGGTGCCGAGGCTGTAGTCTTCGGTGGCAAGAACATCGCCCAAGCCCTTGGAATCTCGGACTTCGTGATAGGAGCGACCGTCGTCGCAATCGGAACGTCCCTTCCCGAAATGACCAACGCCCTCTACGGGGCTCTGCGCGAGCGCGGGAGTATAAGCGTCGGCAACATCATCGGCGCCAACATAATGAACGCTCTCGTCGTCCTTGGAATAGCCTCCGTAATAAGACCCATCCAGACAGGAGCTTCCGTGCTGACAATCCTCCTCGTGCTCTTTGCAATGATTCCGATGATAGTTTCGCTGAAGAGAACCGGCGGAATAGATAGGCGCGTTGGAGCGTACTTCCTCGTCCTCTACGTCGTCTACCTCGTCCTGATTTTCTCGGGCGTGGAGCTGTGA